Below is a window of Caballeronia insecticola DNA.
CGTGCCGATATAACCCGGCGACACGGTATTGACCGTCACGCCCTTGGTCGCCACTTCCTGCGCGAGCGCCATCGTGAAGCCGTGAATGCCGGCCTTGGCGGTCGAGTAGTTCGTCTGACCGAACTGGCCCTTCTGCCCGTTCACCGACGAAATATTGATGATGCGTCCGAAGCCGCGCTCCACCATGCCGTCGATCACCTGCTTCGTCACGTTGAAGAGGCTCGTCAGGTTCGTGTCGATGACCGCGGTCCAGTCTTCGTGCGTCATCTTGCGGAACACGACGTCGCGCGTGATGCCCGCGTTATTGACCAGCACGTCGACCTCGCCGACTTCGGCCTTGACCTTGTCGAACGCGTTCTTGGTCGATTCCCAGTCGCCGACATTGCCTTCCGAGGCGACGAAGTCGAAGCCAAGCGCCTTCTGCTCTCCGAGCCATTTCACCCGGCGCGGCGAGTTCGGGCCGCAGCCCGCGACGACCGTGAAGCCATCCTTGTGCAGACGCTGGCAAATGCTGGTGCCGATGCCGCCCATCCCGCCGGTTACATACGCTACGCGCTTCGTCATTCCTCACTCCATTTTCGTTATGCGGACGGCGATCTCCATGCCGGCCGCTGGCCCTTCCCAATCCTGCTCCACCCGACGACGCTTGTCCGCG
It encodes the following:
- a CDS encoding 3-ketoacyl-ACP reductase — protein: MTKRVAYVTGGMGGIGTSICQRLHKDGFTVVAGCGPNSPRRVKWLGEQKALGFDFVASEGNVGDWESTKNAFDKVKAEVGEVDVLVNNAGITRDVVFRKMTHEDWTAVIDTNLTSLFNVTKQVIDGMVERGFGRIINISSVNGQKGQFGQTNYSTAKAGIHGFTMALAQEVATKGVTVNTVSPGYIGTDMVKSIRPEVLEKIVATIPVRRLGTPDEIGSIVAWLASDESGFSTGADFSLNGGLHMG